From a region of the Thermomicrobium roseum DSM 5159 genome:
- a CDS encoding deoxyguanosinetriphosphate triphosphohydrolase, which yields MEETALPTIRFLLEEREAKWLHPRATSSRHAKRQQPEPECPFRTPYQRDRDRVIHSKAFRRLKHKTQVFIAPPGDHYRTRLTHTLEVTQIARTIGRALRLNEDLIEAIGLAHDLGHTPFGHTGERALAAVFPGFRHNEQSLRVVDRLERDGQGLNLTEQVRDGILRHSKTIESISSPIAGWPSTPEGQVVKISDGIAYINHDLDDALRAGMITLTDAPADVLDTLGRTHGERIHRLVADVVATSAPLLDECTPGQPVIRLSPEMERAANQLRRFLFERVYEPLNRLEETRKAERIIQFLFEHFVTHPDEMPATFRQMLENESVERIAADYVASMTDRYALACFEAIWLPRFWTFLG from the coding sequence ATGGAAGAGACGGCTCTGCCGACCATACGCTTCCTCTTGGAGGAGCGAGAAGCGAAGTGGCTGCATCCGCGGGCCACGTCCAGTCGGCACGCCAAGCGTCAGCAACCGGAGCCGGAATGCCCGTTCCGCACGCCCTATCAACGCGATCGTGATCGGGTCATTCATTCGAAAGCATTCCGCCGTCTCAAGCACAAGACACAAGTGTTCATCGCACCACCCGGGGATCACTACCGGACCCGTTTGACACACACGCTCGAAGTCACACAAATCGCTCGGACGATTGGCCGTGCACTCCGCCTCAACGAGGATCTCATCGAAGCGATCGGCCTCGCTCACGATCTAGGTCATACGCCGTTCGGTCACACCGGCGAGCGTGCTCTCGCCGCTGTTTTTCCCGGTTTTCGCCACAATGAACAGAGCTTGCGAGTCGTCGATCGTTTGGAGCGCGATGGCCAAGGGCTCAACCTGACCGAGCAAGTGCGGGACGGTATCCTGCGTCACTCGAAGACGATAGAAAGTATCAGTAGCCCAATCGCCGGCTGGCCTTCGACGCCGGAAGGACAAGTGGTCAAGATCAGCGACGGTATCGCCTACATCAATCACGATCTCGACGACGCCCTTCGCGCGGGCATGATCACCTTGACCGATGCCCCAGCGGACGTGCTCGACACGCTCGGACGAACGCACGGAGAGCGGATCCATCGTCTCGTCGCCGATGTCGTCGCGACCTCTGCTCCCCTGCTCGACGAGTGCACTCCTGGCCAACCAGTCATTCGTCTGTCGCCGGAGATGGAAAGAGCAGCCAATCAGTTGCGTCGCTTCCTGTTCGAGCGCGTCTACGAGCCACTCAACCGGTTGGAAGAGACGCGAAAGGCGGAGCGGATCATCCAGTTCCTCTTCGAGCACTTCGTCACGCATCCGGACGAGATGCCAGCCACGTTCCGCCAGATGCTCGAGAACGAGTCGGTCGAACGCATCGCTGCTGATTACGTCGCGAGCATGACGGATCGCTACGCGCTCGCTTGCTTCGAAGCGATCTGGCTACCGCGCTTTTGGACATTCCTCGGATAG
- a CDS encoding aminomethyltransferase family protein yields MTSETPRTLQEVLERAPSVQELLYHNPTGARVYPVVPPEFTNWRDEQHAWRDTVCLFDLSYHMTDLFLRGPDAFALLRQLGINSFEGFQPGQAKQYVPVSPEGYVIGDVILFYLEDGTFQLVGRPSVHNWVQFHAATSGAAVSFERDEWSVTDPHKPRKTFRFQIQGPNAPMLLEKLLGGPPPDLPFFHFTRVSIAGKRVSLLHHGMSGVAGAEFFGDFADGPAVKAAILEAGKEFGIRHVGSRAYATNTLESGWIPNPLPAIYTSPALEAYRRWLPATAYEAIGSLGGSFVSPRIEDYYLTPWDLGYGRLIKFDHDFVGRAALERLKDQPHRKKVTLVWDPDEAARVISSLVTHPKGQRYKYFDLPLAQYATWMYDAVLNDAGEVVGFAMFTGFSSNEERVLSLATVRSEYAQEGTRLRVVWGEPNGGSRKPSVERHVQTEVWVTVGPAPYAEPARRYREQVARARRS; encoded by the coding sequence ATGACCAGCGAAACACCGCGCACGCTGCAGGAGGTACTGGAGCGCGCACCGAGCGTGCAGGAGTTGCTCTACCACAACCCGACCGGCGCCCGGGTCTACCCCGTCGTCCCCCCTGAGTTCACCAACTGGCGGGACGAACAGCACGCCTGGCGGGATACCGTCTGCCTCTTCGACCTCTCCTACCACATGACGGACCTTTTCCTGCGTGGTCCCGATGCCTTCGCCCTCCTCCGCCAGCTCGGCATCAACTCCTTCGAGGGCTTCCAGCCCGGGCAGGCCAAGCAGTACGTCCCCGTCTCCCCCGAGGGGTACGTCATCGGCGACGTCATCCTCTTCTACCTGGAGGACGGTACTTTCCAGCTGGTCGGCCGCCCCTCTGTCCATAACTGGGTCCAGTTCCACGCCGCGACCAGCGGTGCCGCCGTCTCCTTCGAGCGTGACGAGTGGTCGGTCACCGATCCCCACAAGCCGCGCAAGACCTTCCGCTTCCAGATCCAGGGCCCCAACGCCCCCATGCTCCTCGAGAAACTGCTCGGCGGCCCCCCACCCGACCTCCCCTTCTTCCACTTCACCCGCGTCTCGATCGCCGGCAAGCGCGTCAGCCTCCTCCACCACGGCATGAGCGGGGTGGCCGGCGCTGAGTTCTTCGGCGATTTCGCCGATGGCCCCGCCGTCAAGGCCGCCATCCTCGAAGCCGGCAAGGAGTTCGGCATCCGCCATGTCGGTAGCCGCGCCTATGCGACCAACACATTGGAATCCGGCTGGATTCCCAATCCGCTGCCGGCGATCTACACCAGTCCGGCGCTCGAGGCCTACCGGCGGTGGCTCCCCGCGACGGCCTACGAAGCGATCGGCTCGCTGGGTGGAAGTTTCGTCAGTCCCCGGATCGAAGACTACTACCTGACCCCGTGGGATCTGGGGTATGGTCGCCTGATCAAGTTCGATCACGACTTCGTCGGCCGAGCCGCCCTCGAGCGGCTCAAGGACCAGCCACACCGCAAGAAGGTGACGCTGGTCTGGGATCCGGACGAGGCCGCGCGCGTCATCAGCAGTCTCGTCACGCACCCCAAGGGCCAGCGCTACAAGTACTTCGATCTCCCCTTGGCCCAGTACGCGACTTGGATGTACGACGCTGTCCTCAACGATGCTGGAGAAGTCGTCGGCTTTGCGATGTTCACCGGCTTCTCCTCGAACGAGGAGCGGGTGCTCTCGCTGGCGACGGTGCGCTCGGAGTATGCCCAGGAGGGGACGCGACTGCGCGTGGTCTGGGGAGAGCCGAACGGGGGTTCGCGTAAGCCGTCGGTCGAGCGGCACGTGCAGACTGAGGTGTGGGTGACGGTCGGTCCCGCCCCCTACGCGGAACCAGCCCGCCGCTATCGCGAGCAAGTCGCCCGCGCCCGCCGGTCGTAA
- the hisC gene encoding histidinol-phosphate transaminase — MAARRAVRASIENAVEYLPVESRETIAERLGVPPEQVAKLDANENPYGPPPAVIAALASLPDLHLYPDPDQRRARAALADYTGMPAERILLGNGSDELIDLLLLVTIEPGDEVVVPVPSFGVYLSRPPLFGARVITVPRREDFDLDLETIEDAITPRTKLLFLASPNNPTGNLVTPQQLSRLLRTGILVVLDEAYYEFAGQTLAPFAREFENLVILRTFSKWAGLAGLRIGYGIFPPHLAAALWRVKQPFNVSTAAQAAVEAALADRTWLMQRVLHVRLERGRLYRALRRYPFLTPYPSHGNFILCRVHDGRAHQLHAHLLQHAIVVRRYDDEWLRDYLRITVGTPEQTDRILAALDTFR; from the coding sequence GTGGCAGCGAGGCGAGCGGTGCGGGCGAGTATCGAGAACGCGGTGGAATATCTTCCTGTCGAGAGCCGCGAAACGATCGCGGAGCGCCTCGGTGTTCCACCCGAACAGGTGGCCAAGCTCGATGCGAACGAGAACCCGTACGGCCCGCCACCAGCGGTCATCGCGGCGCTTGCCTCGCTCCCTGACCTGCATCTCTATCCCGACCCCGACCAACGGCGCGCTCGTGCTGCACTCGCGGACTATACCGGCATGCCAGCTGAACGCATTCTTCTGGGTAATGGATCCGATGAACTCATCGATCTGCTCTTGCTCGTGACGATCGAGCCTGGCGACGAGGTGGTCGTTCCCGTCCCGAGCTTTGGCGTGTATCTCTCGCGACCACCGCTTTTCGGTGCCCGGGTCATCACCGTACCACGCCGCGAGGACTTCGACCTCGACCTCGAGACGATCGAAGACGCCATCACTCCCCGCACCAAGCTGCTCTTCCTCGCCTCACCGAACAACCCGACCGGCAACCTGGTCACTCCACAGCAACTCTCGCGATTACTCCGCACGGGAATCCTCGTCGTTCTCGACGAAGCGTACTACGAGTTCGCAGGTCAGACGCTCGCGCCCTTTGCGCGCGAGTTCGAGAATCTCGTGATCCTCCGGACGTTCAGCAAATGGGCCGGGCTCGCTGGGCTCCGCATCGGTTACGGCATCTTCCCTCCCCATCTCGCGGCAGCATTGTGGCGTGTCAAGCAGCCGTTCAATGTCAGCACTGCAGCACAAGCGGCGGTCGAGGCTGCGCTGGCTGACCGCACCTGGCTCATGCAGCGGGTGCTACACGTGCGACTCGAGCGGGGACGTCTCTACCGAGCATTGCGCCGCTACCCCTTCCTCACCCCATACCCGTCGCACGGAAACTTCATTCTCTGCCGCGTGCATGACGGGAGAGCCCACCAGTTGCACGCCCATCTCTTGCAGCACGCGATCGTCGTACGACGCTATGATGACGAGTGGCTCCGCGACTACTTGCGGATCACCGTCGGGACACCCGAGCAGACCGACCGCATTCTCGCCGCCCTCGACACATTCCGGTGA
- the uvrC gene encoding excinuclease ABC subunit UvrC codes for MRKTSEQVIQERLAALEPAPGVYLMKDAQGRVIYVGKASSLRQRLRSYFSSHSSMDAKTRELVSQIADFEVIRTDTPTEALILENELIKRYRPRFNIMLRDDKTYPFIRITNEPFPRVIATRRIVRDGSRYFGPYPSAGAVHRTLDLLKRLFPYRACDIEITGTASRACLYYHIGRCAGPCIGAVSQEEYRGIIDNVVLFLEGRAEAVVARLQAAMEEAAERLEFERAARIRDELRAIQHVLQQQKIVTGTDESFDVLAVAQSAGGDACVQIGFVRNGKLLGSEHYLMVGARIDDPPGAILTSFVQQYYAQASTVPPELVLQHPLDDGETIAAWLAARRDGPVRLTVPDDGFRRELVEMIAKSAVQNLEQHRVRWLNDEQRTTLALEELADALGMDRLPRRIECFDVSQLQGTNVVASMVVFEHGKPKKSDYRKFQIKTVEGQDDYAALREAVLRRYRRALSAEQTEAWQALPDLVLIDGGKGQLSAAREALVELGLDLPIAALAKEHEELYIPDQSEPIVLPRDSQALFLVQRVRDEAHRFAVTFHRARRTRSTIRSLLDEIPGIGPRRRRELLRRFGSVEGIRQASIEEIAAVPGISRALAERIKKELDEARAPR; via the coding sequence ATGCGCAAGACATCAGAGCAAGTTATCCAGGAGCGGCTCGCCGCTCTCGAACCAGCTCCCGGCGTTTATCTCATGAAGGATGCACAAGGCCGCGTGATCTACGTGGGCAAGGCGAGTTCGCTCCGCCAGCGACTGCGTTCGTATTTCAGTTCCCACTCGAGCATGGATGCAAAGACGCGGGAACTCGTCTCGCAGATTGCGGACTTCGAGGTGATCCGTACCGACACCCCGACCGAGGCGCTCATTCTCGAGAACGAGTTGATCAAGCGCTACCGGCCTCGCTTCAACATCATGTTGCGCGATGACAAGACGTATCCATTCATCCGGATCACCAACGAGCCGTTCCCGCGCGTGATCGCTACCCGCCGTATCGTGCGCGATGGAAGTCGCTACTTCGGCCCCTATCCGAGCGCTGGTGCGGTGCATCGCACGCTCGACCTTCTCAAGCGTCTTTTCCCGTATCGTGCCTGTGACATCGAGATTACCGGGACCGCTTCCCGGGCGTGCCTCTACTATCACATTGGTCGTTGTGCTGGGCCCTGTATCGGAGCGGTCTCGCAGGAAGAGTATCGTGGCATCATCGACAACGTCGTCCTCTTTCTCGAGGGACGGGCTGAGGCTGTGGTCGCACGCCTTCAGGCGGCGATGGAGGAAGCGGCGGAGCGCTTGGAGTTCGAGCGGGCCGCACGGATTCGTGACGAGTTACGTGCGATCCAGCATGTCCTGCAACAGCAGAAGATCGTGACCGGTACAGACGAGTCGTTCGATGTCCTCGCGGTTGCTCAGAGTGCGGGCGGTGATGCCTGTGTGCAGATCGGGTTCGTCCGCAACGGCAAGTTGCTCGGTTCCGAGCATTACTTGATGGTCGGTGCCCGCATCGACGATCCTCCTGGAGCGATCCTGACGTCGTTCGTTCAACAGTACTATGCTCAGGCCTCGACCGTTCCCCCGGAACTCGTCCTGCAGCATCCCCTGGACGATGGAGAAACGATCGCCGCGTGGCTCGCTGCTCGGCGCGATGGACCGGTACGGCTGACCGTTCCCGATGACGGGTTTCGCCGGGAACTCGTCGAGATGATCGCCAAGAGTGCAGTGCAGAACCTGGAGCAACATCGCGTGCGCTGGCTCAACGACGAGCAACGAACGACGCTCGCTCTCGAGGAACTGGCCGATGCGCTGGGTATGGATCGTTTGCCTCGGCGGATCGAGTGTTTCGATGTCTCGCAGCTACAGGGAACGAATGTCGTCGCGAGCATGGTGGTATTCGAGCATGGTAAGCCGAAGAAGAGCGATTATCGGAAGTTTCAGATCAAGACGGTCGAAGGGCAGGACGACTACGCTGCGCTGCGTGAAGCAGTCCTGCGTCGTTATCGTCGCGCGCTCTCGGCCGAGCAGACGGAAGCGTGGCAGGCCTTGCCGGATCTCGTGCTGATCGATGGTGGAAAAGGGCAGCTCAGTGCGGCGCGCGAGGCGCTCGTTGAACTCGGACTCGATCTTCCCATCGCAGCATTGGCCAAGGAGCACGAGGAACTGTACATACCGGATCAGAGTGAGCCGATCGTGCTGCCGCGCGACTCGCAAGCGCTCTTCCTCGTCCAACGGGTTCGGGACGAGGCGCATCGCTTTGCCGTCACCTTTCACCGGGCCCGCCGGACGCGCTCGACGATCCGCTCGCTACTGGACGAGATTCCGGGGATCGGTCCGCGGCGGCGTCGCGAGCTGCTGCGACGGTTCGGATCGGTCGAGGGAATACGCCAGGCGAGCATCGAGGAGATCGCCGCAGTCCCTGGCATCAGCCGTGCCTTAGCTGAGCGGATCAAGAAGGAGCTCGATGAGGCGAGGGCGCCGCGATGA
- a CDS encoding L-threonylcarbamoyladenylate synthase, which translates to MKVLRADEPGSVEIAAQVLREGGLVVFPTDTVYGVGAVVDRPDAVARLYVAKGRPLDKPIPVLIADLDQLEKLAREVTPEVQLLAQHFWPGALTIVVPAQPWLPREIVRETGAVGLRMPDHPVALGIISGAGGAVATTSANRSGEREACTVEEAIGALGDAVDLYIDGGRTPGGIPSTVVAFEGSRLVVLRRGALPVEVIEEVLRSRSH; encoded by the coding sequence ATGAAGGTTCTCCGAGCAGACGAACCAGGTTCGGTCGAAATCGCGGCACAGGTACTCCGCGAGGGTGGTTTGGTCGTTTTTCCGACCGATACGGTCTATGGGGTGGGTGCTGTCGTCGATCGCCCGGACGCAGTAGCTCGTCTCTATGTCGCGAAGGGGCGGCCGCTCGATAAGCCGATTCCAGTACTGATCGCGGACCTGGATCAGTTGGAAAAGCTGGCGCGAGAAGTGACTCCGGAAGTCCAGCTGCTCGCGCAACACTTCTGGCCAGGGGCACTGACGATCGTGGTTCCAGCCCAGCCGTGGTTGCCGCGGGAAATCGTCCGCGAGACGGGCGCTGTTGGGCTCCGCATGCCGGACCATCCGGTCGCACTGGGAATCATCAGTGGGGCAGGTGGTGCGGTTGCCACGACGTCGGCGAATCGTTCGGGAGAGCGAGAAGCCTGCACGGTCGAGGAAGCGATCGGTGCGCTCGGTGATGCGGTCGATCTCTACATCGATGGTGGGAGAACACCAGGTGGTATACCGTCGACCGTCGTGGCATTTGAGGGGAGCAGACTCGTCGTGCTGCGCCGCGGGGCACTGCCGGTCGAAGTGATCGAGGAGGTTCTTCGCTCGCGTTCACACTGA
- a CDS encoding MGDG synthase family glycosyltransferase — protein MVLSEWLLVGVASTFAAAGGVAQRQQRLRHLQRVTRSLSFPDGAPRVLILSASIGGGHNAAAAVLRHDLERLGSHACILDGFALATPLLSRCFASAYPLQLRYTPWLYELQFRSSHLRTWTRMWRRIYAGLGGVAFRRLIEELHPDVVVSTYPLVTQALGVLRSTGRLLTPVAATVTDYGVHRLWIAPGVDLHLVPSRVSAEQVEDATGEVRVMQPLVREAFRQSRNRAAVRQRYGFAADDFVALVVAGAWGIGHVELIVRDVVECGVRVVVVCGKNQELAEQLRREYAGCSTVQVWGWTDQLPELMTAADCLIQNAGGLTCLEAIACGLPVLMYRPIAGHGVFNAAAMERAGAARWIRSADELRMVLRGAAAGRIQLPVPKIDEDAVPAAEAILTLVAGRGARIGTGRTFAAQLVRSGSS, from the coding sequence ATGGTGTTGAGCGAGTGGCTCCTCGTCGGAGTTGCGAGTACGTTCGCTGCCGCTGGCGGTGTCGCGCAGCGGCAGCAACGGTTACGGCACCTACAGCGTGTGACTCGCTCCCTCTCCTTCCCTGACGGTGCTCCACGCGTGCTCATCCTTTCGGCGTCGATCGGTGGCGGCCATAACGCAGCAGCAGCTGTCCTGCGCCACGATTTGGAGCGTTTGGGTAGTCATGCGTGCATTCTCGATGGTTTTGCTTTGGCGACTCCTCTGCTCAGCCGTTGTTTTGCTTCGGCATATCCGCTCCAGCTTCGCTATACACCTTGGCTCTACGAGCTTCAGTTTCGCTCGTCGCATCTTCGCACCTGGACCCGTATGTGGCGGCGGATCTACGCTGGGCTCGGTGGAGTGGCTTTCCGTAGGCTCATCGAGGAGTTGCATCCTGATGTGGTCGTCTCGACCTATCCGCTAGTCACGCAAGCACTCGGTGTCTTGCGCTCGACTGGTCGCCTTCTTACCCCGGTAGCGGCGACGGTCACGGACTACGGTGTTCATCGGCTGTGGATCGCACCGGGTGTCGATCTCCACCTCGTCCCGTCACGAGTCTCAGCGGAACAGGTGGAGGACGCGACCGGAGAGGTGCGCGTCATGCAGCCGCTGGTGCGCGAAGCATTCCGCCAGTCACGCAATCGGGCTGCAGTGCGGCAGCGCTACGGCTTCGCAGCCGATGACTTCGTTGCGTTAGTGGTGGCAGGTGCCTGGGGCATCGGGCACGTGGAACTGATCGTGCGCGATGTGGTCGAGTGTGGCGTGCGGGTCGTCGTCGTCTGTGGCAAAAATCAGGAGTTGGCCGAACAATTACGGCGAGAGTACGCTGGTTGCTCAACGGTACAGGTTTGGGGTTGGACGGACCAGTTGCCCGAACTCATGACGGCAGCCGATTGCCTGATTCAGAATGCTGGTGGATTGACGTGTCTGGAAGCCATCGCTTGTGGCTTACCGGTGTTGATGTACCGACCGATCGCTGGTCATGGCGTTTTCAACGCTGCTGCCATGGAGCGAGCTGGTGCGGCGCGTTGGATTCGGAGCGCGGACGAGTTGCGTATGGTCCTGCGAGGTGCTGCGGCTGGACGGATCCAGTTGCCGGTGCCGAAAATCGATGAGGACGCCGTTCCGGCAGCGGAGGCTATTCTCACGTTGGTGGCGGGCCGGGGCGCGAGAATCGGGACTGGTCGGACGTTCGCTGCACAGCTCGTGCGATCGGGGTCCTCGTGA
- a CDS encoding replication-associated recombination protein A, which translates to MENLFESHRRSLRERCAPLAERMRPRTLDEVVGQEHVLGPGALLRSLIERDQLVSLILWGPPGCGKTTLARLIAKHTRSAFVPLSAVSASVADIRRVVQEASDRFAQHGQRTIVFIDEIHRFNRAQQDALLPAVEDGTIVLIGATTENPSFEINAPLLSRCRVVVLEPLSDQAIQTLVERALVDRERGLGELGLRIEPEALRLLVGLANGDARMALNTLEVAAAGAQEGTITVELVHQAAMRRGSVYDRAGDAHYDTISALHKAIRGSDPDAALYWLARMLEHGDDPLYVARRLVRAASEDIGLADPHALVVAVAAQQAVHFLGMPEGALALAEATVYLALAPKSNAVYRAYEAARRDVVQTRNEPVPLHLRNAPTTLLRQLGWGVGYRYPHDEPDGIGRQDYFPPLLRGRRYYEPSDRGWEVRLRERLAAIRAARGQRAGPTESGGGSG; encoded by the coding sequence ATGGAGAATCTCTTCGAATCGCACCGTCGATCGTTGCGAGAGCGCTGCGCACCGCTAGCCGAACGGATGCGGCCCCGCACGCTCGATGAAGTGGTCGGCCAAGAGCATGTGCTCGGGCCAGGAGCTCTGCTCCGCTCGCTGATCGAACGAGACCAGCTCGTCTCGCTCATCCTCTGGGGGCCTCCCGGTTGTGGGAAGACAACATTGGCTCGCTTGATCGCGAAACACACGCGTTCGGCGTTCGTACCACTGTCGGCGGTCAGTGCCTCGGTGGCCGATATCCGGCGGGTCGTGCAGGAAGCCAGTGACCGCTTCGCGCAGCACGGTCAGCGGACGATCGTTTTCATCGACGAGATCCATCGCTTCAATCGGGCGCAGCAAGACGCGTTGTTGCCAGCTGTCGAGGACGGCACGATCGTTTTGATCGGTGCGACGACGGAGAATCCCTCTTTCGAGATCAATGCACCGCTGTTGTCGCGTTGCCGCGTCGTCGTACTCGAGCCGCTGTCCGATCAGGCGATCCAGACGCTCGTGGAACGGGCTCTCGTCGATCGTGAGCGTGGGTTGGGTGAACTCGGCCTGCGCATCGAGCCGGAGGCACTCCGGCTGCTGGTGGGACTGGCGAACGGCGATGCCCGCATGGCGCTCAACACGCTGGAGGTGGCTGCTGCCGGTGCACAGGAGGGAACGATCACGGTGGAACTCGTGCACCAGGCAGCGATGCGCCGTGGGAGTGTGTACGATCGGGCTGGCGATGCGCATTACGATACGATTTCGGCCCTGCACAAGGCGATCCGCGGCTCGGACCCGGATGCGGCGCTCTACTGGTTAGCCCGCATGCTCGAGCATGGCGACGATCCACTTTACGTAGCTCGGCGACTCGTGCGAGCAGCCAGCGAGGATATTGGACTGGCTGATCCGCACGCGCTGGTGGTTGCAGTTGCCGCGCAGCAGGCTGTGCATTTTCTCGGTATGCCGGAAGGAGCGCTCGCCCTGGCCGAAGCGACCGTCTACCTCGCGCTGGCACCTAAGAGCAACGCGGTGTACCGCGCGTACGAGGCTGCGCGGCGCGATGTGGTGCAAACGCGCAACGAGCCGGTGCCGCTGCACCTGCGCAACGCGCCGACGACACTGCTGCGCCAGCTCGGATGGGGAGTTGGTTACCGGTATCCCCACGATGAGCCGGACGGTATCGGCAGGCAAGACTATTTCCCACCGCTCCTCCGCGGACGACGCTATTACGAACCATCCGACCGCGGTTGGGAAGTGCGGCTCCGCGAACGGCTGGCAGCGATCCGCGCTGCTCGTGGACAGAGGGCGGGGCCGACCGAGTCGGGAGGGGGATCGGGGTGA
- the hisB gene encoding imidazoleglycerol-phosphate dehydratase HisB, with product MTEIRRASIRRTTTETDVSVDLIIDGTGRSSVATGIGALDHFLTLFARHGRFDIDIQARGDLHVDAHHTVEDVALCLGQALRRALGDWRGIRRMADAAVPMDEALAQVAVDLSGRGSFHYRDPWPGGAVGQLEADLVRHFLETLAREARITIHVVTLYGSNVHHQIEAIFKALARALDAATELDTRIAGQLPSTKEHLEIQG from the coding sequence TTGACAGAAATCCGAAGAGCCTCCATTCGGCGCACGACGACCGAGACCGACGTCAGTGTCGATTTGATCATCGATGGAACCGGACGCTCGAGTGTCGCGACCGGGATCGGTGCACTCGACCATTTCTTGACGCTCTTCGCGCGACACGGGCGCTTCGATATCGACATCCAGGCGCGCGGTGACCTCCATGTCGATGCGCACCATACGGTGGAGGACGTCGCGCTCTGCCTCGGTCAGGCGCTCCGACGCGCCCTGGGCGACTGGCGCGGTATTCGTCGTATGGCCGATGCGGCTGTGCCGATGGACGAAGCGCTCGCCCAGGTAGCCGTCGATCTCAGCGGGCGCGGCTCGTTTCACTACCGTGACCCCTGGCCAGGTGGGGCCGTCGGCCAACTCGAGGCCGATCTCGTCCGCCACTTTCTGGAGACGCTCGCTCGGGAGGCTCGCATCACGATTCACGTGGTGACACTCTACGGTTCCAACGTTCACCATCAGATCGAAGCGATTTTCAAAGCACTGGCCCGCGCGCTCGATGCCGCCACCGAACTCGATACCCGCATCGCTGGGCAACTGCCCAGTACCAAGGAACACCTGGAAATTCAGGGGTGA
- the rph gene encoding ribonuclease PH, which produces MNELAIPVRHGRANDELRPVEIVPHYIPYAEGSALIMLGNTHVLCAATVEERVPSFLVGSGQGWITAEYGMLPRSGRERIPRERMGPGGRTAEIQRLIGRSLRAAVDLAALGERTIIIDCDVLRADGGTRTAAITGGWVALHLALQHLLAEGRIESLPVVRQVAAVSVGVVAGQPRLDLEYAEDSCAEVDMNIVMTDRGEFVELQGTAEGQPFGREVLEQLLRLAERGISELMLVQRRALGLS; this is translated from the coding sequence GTGAACGAACTGGCGATTCCTGTCCGACACGGGCGAGCCAACGACGAATTGCGTCCCGTGGAGATCGTTCCTCACTACATTCCCTATGCAGAGGGTTCGGCACTGATCATGCTGGGTAACACACATGTCCTCTGCGCGGCAACCGTCGAAGAGCGCGTTCCGAGCTTCCTGGTAGGTAGTGGACAAGGGTGGATCACGGCCGAGTACGGAATGCTGCCTCGTTCCGGTCGTGAGCGCATTCCCCGGGAGCGCATGGGTCCTGGCGGGAGGACGGCGGAGATTCAGCGTCTCATCGGCCGGTCTTTACGGGCGGCTGTGGACCTGGCAGCGCTCGGTGAGCGGACGATCATCATCGACTGTGACGTGCTTCGGGCGGATGGTGGGACACGCACCGCGGCGATCACTGGCGGATGGGTGGCGCTCCATCTTGCCCTCCAGCACCTACTCGCGGAAGGGCGCATCGAGTCCTTGCCAGTCGTACGGCAGGTCGCAGCGGTCAGCGTCGGTGTCGTCGCTGGCCAGCCGCGACTCGATCTCGAATATGCCGAGGACAGCTGCGCGGAGGTCGACATGAATATCGTCATGACCGACCGCGGCGAGTTCGTGGAGCTGCAAGGTACCGCGGAGGGGCAGCCTTTCGGACGCGAGGTGCTGGAACAGCTGTTGCGGCTTGCCGAGCGGGGCATCAGCGAACTCATGCTCGTCCAAAGGCGTGCGCTCGGTCTGTCGTGA
- a CDS encoding zf-TFIIB domain-containing protein has product MNVFVCPKCFGRMTIVERHRVVFERCTECGGIFLHRGGSSR; this is encoded by the coding sequence ATGAATGTCTTCGTTTGCCCGAAGTGCTTCGGACGGATGACGATAGTCGAGCGGCATCGAGTGGTATTCGAGCGGTGCACGGAGTGCGGTGGAATCTTTCTCCACCGTGGGGGCTCGAGCAGGTGA